The following are encoded together in the Coleofasciculaceae cyanobacterium genome:
- a CDS encoding SDR family oxidoreductase, producing METKENKLFKDKVAFITGGGTGIGLATALAFAKEGASVCVAGLFEKDIQEAVNLIKQEGKEAISVKCDVQQAEDVKAALDQTIKTYGRLDYAFNNAGVEQPQIALADISEEEFDRQMNINLKGVFLGMKYQIPLILKSGSGAIVNTSSGAGVKGFKKQAAYTAVKHGVIGLTRSAALDYATDNIRINVVAPGMIDTPMMDRFTGGTEQGRKGAISQEPIGRMGTPEEIANAVIWLCSDASSFVTGHALVADGGQTV from the coding sequence ATGGAAACGAAAGAAAATAAATTATTTAAAGACAAGGTTGCCTTTATCACTGGTGGTGGAACAGGTATCGGCTTGGCTACCGCTCTGGCATTTGCAAAAGAAGGTGCCAGCGTGTGCGTTGCTGGTTTGTTCGAGAAAGATATTCAAGAAGCTGTAAATCTTATCAAACAGGAAGGTAAAGAAGCGATCTCCGTCAAGTGCGATGTTCAGCAGGCGGAAGATGTCAAAGCCGCCCTCGACCAAACCATCAAAACGTATGGCAGGCTGGATTACGCTTTCAACAATGCTGGTGTAGAACAGCCGCAAATTGCATTGGCTGATATTAGCGAGGAAGAATTTGATCGCCAGATGAATATCAACCTAAAAGGTGTTTTTCTTGGCATGAAGTATCAAATTCCCCTGATTCTCAAAAGCGGCAGCGGTGCTATCGTCAACACATCTTCTGGCGCAGGAGTCAAAGGATTTAAAAAACAGGCAGCTTATACAGCAGTGAAGCATGGAGTTATTGGTCTGACCCGCTCGGCAGCCTTAGATTATGCAACAGACAATATCAGAATAAATGTCGTGGCTCCGGGCATGATTGATACGCCGATGATGGATCGATTCACGGGTGGAACGGAACAAGGGCGCAAAGGAGCTATTTCTCAGGAACCTATTGGCAGAATGGGAACACCGGAAGAAATTGCCAATGCTGTCATCTGGCTATGCTCGGATGCTTCATCCTTTGTCACAGGTCACGCGCTAGTAGCTGACGGCGGACAAACGGTATAA
- a CDS encoding AraC family transcriptional regulator, with the protein MNQKEAEFEQRKMQINREELIERMIRLAPENTLLEVFPGIFIYQSLKPTECVPSVFKPAFCVIAQGSKDVFLNDELFHYNSGHYLISTLDLPIKSNVVEASEEKPYLNLRIDLDPALVAAVMIESSIDKKSDARVKAMDVSPVDADLLDAVVKLVKLFDTPDETKFLAPLIIREIIYRLLKGKQSARLSQLITTEGDAQRISRVVKQIRENIDQPMEIEDTAREIGMSVSGFHQHFKSVTAMSPLQFQKQIRLQEARRLMLGENMDVASASFRVGYDDPSYFSREYKKLFGIPPHRDIARLRSNLG; encoded by the coding sequence ATGAACCAAAAAGAAGCAGAATTTGAACAGCGAAAGATGCAGATCAATCGGGAAGAGCTGATCGAAAGAATGATTCGTCTCGCTCCCGAAAATACTCTCTTGGAAGTGTTTCCGGGTATTTTCATATATCAATCGTTGAAACCGACCGAGTGCGTGCCTTCCGTCTTTAAGCCTGCCTTCTGTGTTATCGCCCAAGGCAGTAAAGATGTTTTTCTGAACGATGAATTATTTCACTATAATTCTGGTCATTACTTGATCTCGACGCTCGATTTGCCGATTAAGAGTAATGTCGTCGAAGCCTCTGAGGAAAAACCTTACTTGAATCTTCGGATAGATCTCGATCCGGCACTTGTGGCTGCGGTGATGATTGAATCCAGCATCGATAAAAAAAGCGATGCCAGAGTCAAGGCGATGGATGTCAGCCCAGTTGATGCCGATTTGCTCGATGCGGTCGTCAAATTGGTGAAACTATTTGACACGCCGGACGAAACGAAGTTTCTAGCGCCGCTCATCATCCGCGAGATCATCTACCGGCTTTTAAAAGGAAAACAGAGCGCGCGGCTCAGCCAGCTTATCACTACCGAAGGTGACGCGCAGCGCATCTCCAGAGTGGTCAAGCAAATACGCGAGAACATCGATCAACCAATGGAAATTGAAGATACAGCCCGCGAAATCGGCATGAGCGTATCAGGCTTTCACCAACATTTTAAGTCCGTCACAGCGATGAGTCCTTTGCAGTTCCAGAAACAAATACGGCTTCAGGAAGCACGCCGTCTGATGCTCGGCGAAAACATGGACGTGGCGAGCGCCAGCTTCCGCGTAGGCTACGATGACCCGTCTTATTTCAGCCGGGAATATAAAAAACTATTCGGTATTCCCCCGCATCGTGACATCGCTAGGCTACGCAGCAATTTAGGGTAA
- a CDS encoding alpha/beta hydrolase, protein MFAFRKPAINTEQEVSEMKIKHVLILAMMTLTLGGQAYTQTEQKEQSKQTAEMEQVTPKEYTTFEVSDNVAMYKVTFKNQYKMNVAGHLFIPKNLDRSKKHSAIVVGHPMGAVKEQSANVYAANMAERGFVTLSLDLSFWGESEGEPRNAVAPDIYSEDFSAAIDFLGTRPFVERNRIGIIGVCGSGSFVISAAKIDPRMKAIATVSMYDMGAANRNALNHSLTLEQRKKIHQEAAEQRYVEFTDGETKYTSGTVHKLDENTDPIQREFYDFYRTPRGEYTPKGGSPELTTHPTLSSNVKFMNFYPFNDIETISPRPMLFITGDKAHSREFSEDAYKRAAEPKELSIVPNAGHVDLYDKVELIPFDKLEAFFTEHLK, encoded by the coding sequence ATGTTTGCATTTAGAAAACCAGCAATAAATACAGAGCAAGAAGTAAGTGAAATGAAAATAAAACACGTATTAATTCTAGCAATGATGACTCTGACGCTTGGCGGACAGGCTTACACACAAACAGAACAAAAAGAACAATCAAAACAAACGGCAGAAATGGAACAAGTAACACCAAAGGAATATACAACTTTTGAGGTAAGCGACAACGTTGCGATGTATAAGGTTACTTTTAAAAACCAATACAAAATGAATGTTGCGGGACATCTATTTATTCCCAAGAATTTAGATCGAAGTAAAAAACATTCAGCGATCGTTGTCGGGCACCCTATGGGGGCTGTAAAAGAACAAAGTGCCAACGTGTATGCTGCAAATATGGCTGAACGAGGGTTTGTAACTTTATCTCTTGACTTGTCTTTCTGGGGTGAAAGTGAGGGTGAACCACGCAACGCTGTTGCACCTGATATTTATTCTGAAGATTTCAGTGCGGCAATTGACTTTCTTGGCACTCGTCCCTTTGTTGAGAGAAACCGAATTGGAATCATTGGAGTTTGTGGTAGTGGAAGCTTTGTTATCAGTGCCGCTAAGATTGACCCGCGGATGAAAGCTATCGCAACTGTCAGCATGTACGATATGGGAGCAGCCAACCGAAATGCACTTAACCATTCACTGACCCTTGAGCAGAGAAAGAAAATCCACCAGGAGGCTGCGGAGCAACGTTATGTAGAGTTTACCGATGGTGAAACCAAATACACAAGCGGGACTGTACATAAGTTAGATGAAAACACAGATCCCATCCAGCGTGAGTTTTATGATTTCTACCGCACTCCGCGAGGTGAATACACGCCTAAAGGAGGGTCGCCAGAACTCACAACGCACCCGACGCTAAGCAGTAACGTTAAGTTTATGAATTTTTATCCGTTTAATGACATAGAAACGATTTCCCCTCGTCCTATGCTTTTCATCACGGGTGATAAGGCTCACTCAAGAGAGTTTAGTGAGGATGCCTACAAACGTGCAGCCGAACCCAAAGAATTGTCTATTGTTCCAAATGCAGGTCACGTAGATTTATATGACAAAGTGGAGTTAATTCCATTTGATAAGTTGGAAGCATTTTTTACTGAACATTTAAAGTAA